A single window of Populus nigra chromosome 17, ddPopNigr1.1, whole genome shotgun sequence DNA harbors:
- the LOC133677442 gene encoding serine/arginine-rich splicing factor RS2Z33-like isoform X1: MPRYDDRYASTRLYVGHLAARTRSRDLEHLFSKYGRVRDVDMKRDYAFVEFSDPRDADDARHYLDGKDFDGSRIIVEFAKGVPRGSREYLGRGPPPGSGRCFNCGIDGHWARDCKAGDWKNKCYRCGERGHIERNCKNSPKKLTKRGRSYSRSPDRSPSPHRGRSRSPSYSRGRSYSRSRSPPKRERSVENENRSLSPEPKNTKARKRSPTPDEGSPRPSPKSRKMDDEQDREYSGSPRGRSRSPRVERYRSPPQTNGRSRSPSPRDDRSPVDDDYEDNNRSPRDSDVSR; this comes from the exons ATGCCACGTTATGATGACCGATATGCGAGTACGCGCCTTTATGTTGGCCACCTGGCTGCTAGGACACGATCACGGGATCTGGAACATCTTTTCAGCAAATATGGGCG AGTACGAGATGTGGATATGAAGCGTGACTATGCATTTGTT GAATTTAGTGATCCCAGAGATGCTGACGATGCAAGGCATTACTTAGATGGTAAGGATTTTGATGGAAGTCGTATCATCGTGGAATTTGCAAAGGGG GTACCTCGTGGTTCTCGAGAATACTTGGGCAGAGGTCCTCCTCCAGGATCTGGACGCTGCTTCAACTGTGGCATTGATGGTCACTGGGCTCGAGATTGCAAAGCTGGAGACTGGAAGAACAAGTGTTACCGTTGTGGGGAAAGAGGTCATATAGAGAGAAACTGCAAGAATAGCCCCAAGAAACTCAC TAAGCGTGGGAGGAGTTACTCTCGATCACCAGATAGATCACCCTCTCCTCACCGTGGCAGAAGCCGTAGCCCAAGTTACAGCCGAGGCCGAAGCTACAg CCGATCAAGATCACCACCAAAGAGGGAGCGAAGTGTTGAGAATGAGAACAGGTCATTGAGCCCCGAGCCAAAGAATACCAAGGCAAGGAAGCGTAGCCCAACACCTGATGAAGGCAGCCCACGTCCTTCTCCCAAATCTCGGAAAATGGATGATGAACAGGATAGAGAGTACAGTGGCAGCCCCAGGGGAAGAAGCAGAAGCCCTCGAGTTGAGAGGTATAGAAGTCCTCCTCAGACTAATGGCCGCAGCCGCAGCCCGAGTCCAAGAGATGATAGAAGTCCtgttgatgatgattatgaGGATAACAACCGCTCACCAAGAGATAGTGATGTGTCACGTTGA
- the LOC133677442 gene encoding serine/arginine-rich splicing factor RS2Z33-like isoform X2, which translates to MKRDYAFVEFSDPRDADDARHYLDGKDFDGSRIIVEFAKGVPRGSREYLGRGPPPGSGRCFNCGIDGHWARDCKAGDWKNKCYRCGERGHIERNCKNSPKKLTKRGRSYSRSPDRSPSPHRGRSRSPSYSRGRSYSRSRSPPKRERSVENENRSLSPEPKNTKARKRSPTPDEGSPRPSPKSRKMDDEQDREYSGSPRGRSRSPRVERYRSPPQTNGRSRSPSPRDDRSPVDDDYEDNNRSPRDSDVSR; encoded by the exons ATGAAGCGTGACTATGCATTTGTT GAATTTAGTGATCCCAGAGATGCTGACGATGCAAGGCATTACTTAGATGGTAAGGATTTTGATGGAAGTCGTATCATCGTGGAATTTGCAAAGGGG GTACCTCGTGGTTCTCGAGAATACTTGGGCAGAGGTCCTCCTCCAGGATCTGGACGCTGCTTCAACTGTGGCATTGATGGTCACTGGGCTCGAGATTGCAAAGCTGGAGACTGGAAGAACAAGTGTTACCGTTGTGGGGAAAGAGGTCATATAGAGAGAAACTGCAAGAATAGCCCCAAGAAACTCAC TAAGCGTGGGAGGAGTTACTCTCGATCACCAGATAGATCACCCTCTCCTCACCGTGGCAGAAGCCGTAGCCCAAGTTACAGCCGAGGCCGAAGCTACAg CCGATCAAGATCACCACCAAAGAGGGAGCGAAGTGTTGAGAATGAGAACAGGTCATTGAGCCCCGAGCCAAAGAATACCAAGGCAAGGAAGCGTAGCCCAACACCTGATGAAGGCAGCCCACGTCCTTCTCCCAAATCTCGGAAAATGGATGATGAACAGGATAGAGAGTACAGTGGCAGCCCCAGGGGAAGAAGCAGAAGCCCTCGAGTTGAGAGGTATAGAAGTCCTCCTCAGACTAATGGCCGCAGCCGCAGCCCGAGTCCAAGAGATGATAGAAGTCCtgttgatgatgattatgaGGATAACAACCGCTCACCAAGAGATAGTGATGTGTCACGTTGA
- the LOC133677110 gene encoding uncharacterized protein LOC133677110: protein MSSVCISNCVNDTRDPRVPVRSNYVNLYKWSESDAELIKSVRRVAGHGLHGHPRVVDSISCRQLYLRSYTFSRKESMPEKTKKCFGRVKEKVANHGKKRKDQIKGGRKRKCMVFRKAKEVSCSALFRIFHRLLSCTATVDVVDQKD from the coding sequence ATGAGCTCAGTTTGCATATCAAACTGTGTCAATGATACACGTGACCCTCGGGTGCCTGTCCGTTCCAATTACGTGAACCTCTACAAGTGGTCAGAATCTGATGCTGAGCTCATAAAATCTGTCCGCCGTGTAGCTGGCCATGGGTTGCATGGCCACCCAAGAGTGGTGGACAGTATCTCCTGCAGGCAGCTGTATCTTAGGAGCTACACgttttcaagaaaagaaagtatGCCAGAGAAGACCAAGAAGTGCTTTGGTAGAGTGAAAGAGAAGGTGGCAAATCatggaaagaagagaaaagatcaGATTAAGGGTGGTCGTAAGAGGAAGTGTATGGTGTTTAGGAAAGCCAAGGAAGTATCTTGCAGTGCCTTGTTTAGGATCTTTCACAGGTTGCTGTCTTGTACTGCTACAGTAGATGTTGTGGatcaaaaagattaa
- the LOC133677245 gene encoding protein CANDIDATE G-PROTEIN COUPLED RECEPTOR 7-like, which translates to MNKPPHLLLPLVLLVLLSLLSLSTAEIKTLSITNDARAMILFEKFGFTPTGHVKISVHSVSVASSVNAPNPVSSRLGFFLLSEESLLQVILEIQENPNFCVLDSHYILSLFTFRDLSPPPLSSFNQSYPVTAPNEYSLFFANCAPETRVSMSVMTQVYNLDRDGSKDYLSAGLTQLPSLFFLYFLAYAAFLGLWIYVCYNNKRSVHRIHLLMGGLLLMKALNLICAAEDKHYVKVTGTPHGWDVLFYIFQFIRVVLLFTVIVLIGTGWSFLKPFLQEKEKKVLMVVIPLQVLANIASVVIGETGPFIKDWVTWNQVFLLVDIICCCAIIFPIVWSIRSLRENSKTDGKAARNLAKLQLFRQFYIVVIGYLYFTRIVVFALKTIAAYKYQWVSNAAEETASLLFYVVIFYMFRPVEKNEYFVLDEEEEEAAELALRDEEFEL; encoded by the coding sequence ATGAATAAACCACCGCATCTCCTCCTCCCTCTCGTCCTCCTGGTCCTCCTCTCCCTCCTCTCCCTCTCCACCGCCGAGATCAAAACTCTATCAATCACCAACGACGCACGCGCCATGATCCTCTTCGAAAAATTCGGCTTCACGCCAACTGGACACGTGAAAATCTCCGTACACTCCGTCTCCGTTGCCTCTTCTGTCAACGCTCCAAATCCCGTCTCTTCacggctcggtttttttctcctttccgAAGAATCTCTCCTTCAAGTCATCCTCGAGATCCAAGAAAACCCTAACTTCTGCGTTCTCGATTCTCACTACATTCTATCTCTCTTCACTTTCCGTGATCTCTCACCGCCTCCGCTCTCGTCTTTTAACCAATCTTATCCAGTCACTGCTCCAAATGAGTACTCACTCTTCTTCGCCAATTGCGCGCCGGAAACGCGCGTGTCCATGTCCGTAATGACTCAGGTGTATAATTTAGACCGCGACGGGTCTAAGGATTATCTTTCTGCAGGGTTAACGCAATTGCCTTCgttattctttctttatttccttGCTTATGCTGCATTTTTAGGGTTATGGATTTATGTTTGTTATAACAATAAAAGATCTGTTCACCGGATCCATTTATTAATGGGTGGGTTGTTACTTATGAAGGCTCTTAATTTGATTTGTGCCGCTGAGGATAAGCATTATGTGAAGGTTACCGGGACTCCACACGGTTGGGATGTGTTGTTTTACATTTTCCAGTTTATTCGTGTGGTTTTGTTGTTCACTGTTATAGTTTTGATTGGGACTGGTTGGTCATTTTTGAAGCCGTTTTTgcaagagaaggagaagaaggtgCTGATGGTTGTGATTCCACTTCAGGTCTTGGCTAATATAGCTTCCGTTGTGATTGGTGAAACTGGTCCCTTTATTAAGGATTGGGTAACTTGGAATCAGGTGTTTTTATTGGTTGATATTATTTGTTGTTGCGCTATTATCTTCCCAATCGTGTGGTCGATTAGGTCGTTGAGAGAGAATTCGAAGACGGATGGGAAGGCTGCTAGGAATCTGGCGAAATTGCAGTTATTTAGACAGTTTTATATTGTGGTTATTGGATACTTGTATTTCACAAGGATTGTGGTGTTTGCATTGAAGACGATTGCAGCTTACAAGTATCAGTGGGTGAGCAATGCTGCTGAGGAGACTGCTAGTTTGTTGTTTTATGTGGTGATATTTTATATGTTCAGGCCCGTGGAGAAGAATGAGTACTTTGTTCTTgacgaggaggaggaggaagctgCAGAGTTGGCTTTGAGGGATGAAGAATTTGAGCTTTGA